TTGATAAAACGTCTTTGTCCGACAGGTTGTGAAGGGTGATGTAGCTTTTGTATTTTAATAATTCAATTTCTGGATGGGTTTTGTCGTATCCTTTTGGAACTGTTTTTAATTTATCCTCATCCGATAATTTTCCAAGTAGCTTTTTGAATTCTTTCGCTCCGATTATTTTTTTAAATTCTTCGGTATTGTAATCGATTTCCTGACGAATTGCATTGATTTGCGGGGTTGGCGGTTGCCACATTCCTCCGGCAATAAATGAGGCTCCGGGTTGGAGCTGGATGTAATACCCTGCATCAAATGATTTTTTTCCTCCCGGTGCTAAAATGGCACCAAAATTATTTTTGTAGGGAGCTTTGTTCTTCGAAAAACGAACATCTCTATTGATTCTAAAAATACAATCTTTCGCTTCCAAATGTTTTATGCTGGGGTCAAATTTTGCTGTAGAAAGAATGAACTCGCTTACAAATTCTTTGAAATTAGTTTTTGCTAATTCATAGTCAGGTCGGTTCTTTTCAAACCAATCCCTGTTA
This window of the Bacteroidota bacterium genome carries:
- a CDS encoding DUF2461 domain-containing protein, encoding MHKSTLDFLSKLSKNNNRDWFEKNRPDYELAKTNFKEFVSEFILSTAKFDPSIKHLEAKDCIFRINRDVRFSKNKAPYKNNFGAILAPGGKKSFDAGYYIQLQPGASFIAGGMWQPPTPQINAIRQEIDYNTEEFKKIIGAKEFKKLLGKLSDEDKLKTVPKGYDKTHPEIELLKYKSYITLHNLSDKDVLSKTFLKQCNEVTKAMYPLNLFLRRACD